One window from the genome of Nicotiana tomentosiformis chromosome 5, ASM39032v3, whole genome shotgun sequence encodes:
- the LOC104114099 gene encoding probable glycosyltransferase At5g03795 isoform X1 → MWAAKPPQPQASSYCSLQSSLLSLAILTLLSFTYLSLKSFHSPNSPPQTLSSSLLVQSSQVLKADEEVVPDVYNSPEVFRLNYEEMERKFKVYIYRDGDPKTFYQTPRKLTGKYSSEGYFFQNIRESKFVTDDPDQAHLFFIPISCHKMRGKGTSYENMTIIVQNYVDSLIAKYPYWNRTMGADHFFVTCHDVGVRATEGHPLLVKNAIRVVCSPSYDVGYIPHKDVALPQVLQPFALPAGGNDIENRTTLGFWAGHRNSKIRVILARQWENDTELDISNNRINRATGPLVYQKRFYRTKFCICPGGSQVNSARIADSIHYGCVPGPEAFPVEFTSYKT, encoded by the exons ATGTGGGCGGCGAAACCTCCACAGCCACAGGCATCCAGTTACTGTAGTCTCCAAAGCTCCCTCCTCTCTCTCGCCATTCTAACGCTACTCTCCTTCACATATCTCTCACTCAAATCCTTCCACTCCCCCAATTCTCCTCCTCAAACTCTCTCTTCCTCTCTCCTCGTTCAATCATCTCAG GTTCTTAAAGCGGATGAGGAGGTGGTACCGGATGTGTATAATTCTCCGGAAGTGTTTAGATTGAATTATGAGGAAATGGAGAGGAAATTTAAGGTGTATATATATAGAGATGGAGATCCGAAGACGTTTTATCAAACGCCGAGGAAGCTAACGGGGAAGTATTCTAGTGAGGGATATTTCTTCCAGAATATTCGAGAGAGTAAGTTTGTTACGGACGATCCAGATCAGGCTCACTTGTTCTTCATTCCGATCTCTTGTCATAAGATGAGAGGAAAG GGCACATCATACGAGAACATGACCATAATTGTCCAGAACTATGTTGATAGTTTGATAGCCAAATACCCCTATTGGAATAGAACCATGGGTGCAGATCACTTCTTTGTTACCTGTCATGATGTTGGTGTCAGGGCAACTGAAGGACATCCCTTACTTGTAAAGAATGCAATTCGAGTTGTGTGCTCCCCTAGCTATGATGTTGGATATATTCCACACAAAGATGTTGCTCTTCCGCAAGTCCTGCAGCCATTTGCCCTTCCAGCTGGAGGAAATGACATCGAGAACAG GACAACTTTGGGTTTCTGGGCAGGTCATAGGAACTCTAAAATCAGGGTTATCCTGGCACGTCAATGGGAAAATGACACAGAACTTGATATTTCTAACAACAGGATAAACAGGGCTACAGGACCTCTTGTTTATCAAAAGAGATTTTACAGGACAAAGTTCTGCATATGTCCTGGTGGTTCACAGGTTAATAGTGCTCGTATAGCAGACTCAATACATTATGGATGTGTTCCTG GTCCAGAAGCATTTCCAGTGGAATTCACCTCCTATAAGACATGA
- the LOC104114099 gene encoding probable glycosyltransferase At5g03795 isoform X2 — translation MWAAKPPQPQASSYCSLQSSLLSLAILTLLSFTYLSLKSFHSPNSPPQTLSSSLLVQSSQVLKADEEVVPDVYNSPEVFRLNYEEMERKFKVYIYRDGDPKTFYQTPRKLTGKYSSEGYFFQNIRESKFVTDDPDQAHLFFIPISCHKMRGKGTSYENMTIIVQNYVDSLIAKYPYWNRTMGADHFFVTCHDVGVRATEGHPLLVKNAIRVVCSPSYDVGYIPHKDVALPQVLQPFALPAGGNDIENRTTLGFWAGHRNSKIRVILARQWENDTELDISNNRINRATGPLVYQKRFYRTKFCICPGGSQVNSARIADSIHYGCVPVILSDYYDLPFNDILDWNKFAVILREKDVYELKQILKNITQEEFVTLHNNLVKVQKHFQWNSPPIRHDAFHMVMYELWLRHHVIKY, via the exons ATGTGGGCGGCGAAACCTCCACAGCCACAGGCATCCAGTTACTGTAGTCTCCAAAGCTCCCTCCTCTCTCTCGCCATTCTAACGCTACTCTCCTTCACATATCTCTCACTCAAATCCTTCCACTCCCCCAATTCTCCTCCTCAAACTCTCTCTTCCTCTCTCCTCGTTCAATCATCTCAG GTTCTTAAAGCGGATGAGGAGGTGGTACCGGATGTGTATAATTCTCCGGAAGTGTTTAGATTGAATTATGAGGAAATGGAGAGGAAATTTAAGGTGTATATATATAGAGATGGAGATCCGAAGACGTTTTATCAAACGCCGAGGAAGCTAACGGGGAAGTATTCTAGTGAGGGATATTTCTTCCAGAATATTCGAGAGAGTAAGTTTGTTACGGACGATCCAGATCAGGCTCACTTGTTCTTCATTCCGATCTCTTGTCATAAGATGAGAGGAAAG GGCACATCATACGAGAACATGACCATAATTGTCCAGAACTATGTTGATAGTTTGATAGCCAAATACCCCTATTGGAATAGAACCATGGGTGCAGATCACTTCTTTGTTACCTGTCATGATGTTGGTGTCAGGGCAACTGAAGGACATCCCTTACTTGTAAAGAATGCAATTCGAGTTGTGTGCTCCCCTAGCTATGATGTTGGATATATTCCACACAAAGATGTTGCTCTTCCGCAAGTCCTGCAGCCATTTGCCCTTCCAGCTGGAGGAAATGACATCGAGAACAG GACAACTTTGGGTTTCTGGGCAGGTCATAGGAACTCTAAAATCAGGGTTATCCTGGCACGTCAATGGGAAAATGACACAGAACTTGATATTTCTAACAACAGGATAAACAGGGCTACAGGACCTCTTGTTTATCAAAAGAGATTTTACAGGACAAAGTTCTGCATATGTCCTGGTGGTTCACAGGTTAATAGTGCTCGTATAGCAGACTCAATACATTATGGATGTGTTCCTG TGATACTCTCTGATTACTATGACTTGCCATTCAATGACATTCTCGATTGGAATAAATTTGCGGTCATACTGAGGGAGAAGGATGTATATGAACTAAAGCAAATACTCAAGAACATCACACAAGAAGAATTTGTGACTTTGCACAACAATTTAGTAAAG GTCCAGAAGCATTTCCAGTGGAATTCACCTCCTATAAGACATGATGCCTTTCATATGGTCATGTATGAACTCTGGCTGCGTCATCATGTTATCAAGTACTAA